The DNA segment AAGCCAGATTCGGTAGATTCTCACATTTTTGTCTTATTTCTAAACTCTGCGTAATCTCTAAATTATAATCGGTTTCTTCCAGCAATTTATCTTCAACTTCTTTGAAGTATTGATCTGAGTTTTTTCCTTTAATATTGAACATCTTCATCGCAATCGGTTTTACCATCGCTAAATCAGAAGAGATCGAATCAGAAACTCCCGGATATTGAATTTTAACAGCCAGTTCTTTTCCATCTTTCATGGCTTTATGAACTTGTCCAATACTTGCAGCATTGGTAGAATTTGGCTCAAAATGATCAAACAGTTCATTGGGTTTTTTACCAAAATAATTTTTGAAGATCTTGGCAACCAAAGGTGCAGATAAGGGCGGAACCTGAAACTGAGACAAAGAAAATTTTTCCACATAAGCAGCCGGTAAAATATTCTTTTCCATACTGAGCATCTGAGCAACTTTTAAAGCACTTCCTTTTAGTTCTTTTAAACTGTCATAAATGTCGGTTGCATTACTATTATTAAGATTCTCCTTCGCTTCTTCTTCCGTCTTAGTGATTTTCTCACCGTAATATTTTAAGTAATTTACGCCAACTTTCGCACCCGTAGAAATCAATTTACTGGCTCGCTGGATCTTACTCGTTGGTATTTTATCTAATGTTTTCATTATTTATTTTTTACTTCATTAAAAAGAAATTTTCCTAAATCGATTAATTTCTTTAATGGCTTTACTTCAAATAGTTCAAAACTGGTATCAACTGATTTCTCAATAAAAATATCTGTTTTTTCAAAGTTTGGACTGGTATCTTCGATCCAAAATTTTAAGGTTGCGATGAAATGTCCCCAGTATAATTCTTCGATTCCTTTATTTTTAAATCGCTCCATCTTCTCCATTCGGTCACTAACATCATCCATTAATGGTTCAGAAATAGCTAATGATTTAATAAATCTTTGAAACTCTTTTTTAAGAGACCACAATTTTTTTACGTTTTCTAAATAATTTTTGTCTTGCCCAATCAGGTAGATCACCAAACTTCTATTTAAAGTAAGTTGCTCGAAAAAAGTATAATAAAAAGAAAGTAATTTGTTTTTCGTATGATCCATATAATAGGAATCTTCTGCCGTGATCAACATGATACTTTGATCCATAAAAAACCTGAGGTAATCTGCTTCTACTTGTTCAAAATTAGCATAGAAAGAATAAAATTCTGATTCCGTTAAATCATGTTCGTCGCAGAAGGTAAATACATTGAGTGGCTTCTTATTATTTCTAAGAACATACTTTGAATAAAGATCTAATATTTTTTCCTGAGTTAATGCTGTACTTTTCATATCTTGGTTTAAATTAAAGTACAAATTTAGTAAAAATATTTTCTATTTTAGAAATAAAAGTATATTTTTGTACCATTATTTAAAACATGAAGAAAGTTGTTATTATTGGTTCCGGATTTTCAGCGATTGCTTCTGCCTGTTATATGGCGAAGGCAGGCTATGCTGTTCAGGTTTTAGAAAAAAACGAACAACTTGGTGGCCGGGCTTCTCTGTTAGAAATAGATGGATTCAAATTCGACATGGGACCAAGTTGGTATTGGATGCCGGATATTTTCGAAAGATTCTTTTCTGATTTTGGAAAAAAAGTGTCTGATTTTTACGCGTTAAAAAAACTTTCACCAGGTTATAGAGTCTATTTCGGCAAAAATGATTATATCGATATTTCTGATGAGCCTGAAAAAATTATTGCAAAATTTGAAGAAGTAGAACCCGGAAGTGGGAAACATCTTCGAAGATTTATGGAAGATTCGCGTAAGAATTATGAAATCGCCATGACTGATTTGGTTTATAATCCCGGCAAATCTCTTTTAGAATTAGTGAGTTTTGAAACGGCAACAAGATTAAATCTCTTTGTTCAAAATATTTCACAGACCGTTCGCAAAAACATTAAAAACCCAAAACTTCAGAGTATTTTAGAGTTTCCCGTTCTTTTTCTGGGTGCTAAACCCCAGAATACGCCAGCCTTTTATAATTTCATGAACCATGCCGATTTTGGTTTAGGAACTTGGTATCCGAAAGGAGGTTTCAATGCGGTTGCTTTAGGAATGGTGAAATTGGCTAAAGAATTAGGTGTGAAATTTCACATCAATCAAGAAGTTATTAAGATAGAAACCGAAAATAATCAGGCAAAACGGGTGATTACGACCACTGATGTCTTCGAGGCAGATTTAGTTATTTCTGGAGCAGATTATGCCCACACTGAAAAATTACTAAACGCTGACCAGAAAAACTATGATGATGAGTATTGGTATAAGAAAGTTTTCGCACCGTCGTCCTTCTTATATTATGTTGCTTTTGACAAAAAAGTCCCGGAACTTCAACATCACAATTTATTCTTTGACACCGATTTCGAACAGCACGCAGTGGAAATTTATGATGAACCAAAATTACCGACAAAACCTTTGTTTTATGCCAATTTCTCTTCAAAAACCGATTTAGATTTATGTCCAAAAGGAAAGGAAACTGGATTTTTCCTAATTCCAGTTGCAGTTGATTTAGAAGACAATCAGGAAATTCATGATCAATACTTTGAATTAATTATGGACAGAGTTCAAAAAAACATCGGTGTTGATTTAAGAAGTTCAGTGATCTTCAAAAAGAGTTTTGGAGTCAACGATTTCAAAGAACGGTACAACTCTTGCCGAGGTAATGCGTACGGTTTAGCCAATACTTTACTACAGACCTCTATTCTAAGGCCAAGCATCAGCAATAAAAAAATAAAGAATCTTTTCTACACCGGTCAATTGACCGTTCCCGGACCAGGCGTGCCACCCGCGTTAATCTCCGGAAAAGTAGTGACCGATTATATTCTTCAACATCAAAACAAAATATTCTAACCATGAATAATTTAGAAATTTTTAACTCGTTTTGCGGACAATCTTCCAAAATGGTTACCGAAAAATACAGCACCTCGTTTTATAAAGCATCGTCACTTTTTAAACCAGAGATTCGTCAGCACATCTACAATATTTATGGCTTTGTACGATTGGCAGACGAAATAGTGGATACATTTCATGATTATGATAAAGTGAGATTGATGGCTGATTTTGAAAGCAATTACAAGACAGCGCAGGAACATGGCATTTCTTTAAATCCAATCTTACATTCTTTTTGTTTGACCCAAAGGGAAAAGGCAATACCGCAAGATCTAGTAGATGCATTTCTGACTTCAATGAAAATGGATTTGGGCGAGATCAAAGATTTAAATGATGAAAAATATAATGAATATATTTACGGTTCTGCGGAAGTGGTGGGTTTAATGTGTTTGAAGGTTTTTGTTGATGGAAATGTTGTAGAATACGAAAAACTGAAACCTTACGCCCAAAGTTTAGGAGCAGCATTTCAAAAGATTAATTTTTTAAGAGATATCAGTGCTGATTTTAATGATCTGAACAGAACTTATTTCCCCGGCGTTGATTTTCAAAATTTCACGCACCGAGATAAAGTAGAAATTGAAAATGATATTGCAGCAGATTTTGCACATGCTAAAATAGGAATCAAGATGCTGCCAATATCCAGTAAACTTGCCGTTTTTATGGCGTATAAATATTACTTTAACTTATTTAAGAAAATTAGGAAAACGGAGGCAAAATTACTTTTAACCAAAAGAATACGTGTTTCTAATGCAAGAAAAATGTATC comes from the Chryseobacterium sp. SNU WT5 genome and includes:
- a CDS encoding TetR family transcriptional regulator C-terminal domain-containing protein — encoded protein: MKSTALTQEKILDLYSKYVLRNNKKPLNVFTFCDEHDLTESEFYSFYANFEQVEADYLRFFMDQSIMLITAEDSYYMDHTKNKLLSFYYTFFEQLTLNRSLVIYLIGQDKNYLENVKKLWSLKKEFQRFIKSLAISEPLMDDVSDRMEKMERFKNKGIEELYWGHFIATLKFWIEDTSPNFEKTDIFIEKSVDTSFELFEVKPLKKLIDLGKFLFNEVKNK
- a CDS encoding phytoene/squalene synthase family protein, giving the protein MNNLEIFNSFCGQSSKMVTEKYSTSFYKASSLFKPEIRQHIYNIYGFVRLADEIVDTFHDYDKVRLMADFESNYKTAQEHGISLNPILHSFCLTQREKAIPQDLVDAFLTSMKMDLGEIKDLNDEKYNEYIYGSAEVVGLMCLKVFVDGNVVEYEKLKPYAQSLGAAFQKINFLRDISADFNDLNRTYFPGVDFQNFTHRDKVEIENDIAADFAHAKIGIKMLPISSKLAVFMAYKYYFNLFKKIRKTEAKLLLTKRIRVSNARKMYLFGEMILNKNLNLL
- a CDS encoding phytoene desaturase family protein, whose translation is MKKVVIIGSGFSAIASACYMAKAGYAVQVLEKNEQLGGRASLLEIDGFKFDMGPSWYWMPDIFERFFSDFGKKVSDFYALKKLSPGYRVYFGKNDYIDISDEPEKIIAKFEEVEPGSGKHLRRFMEDSRKNYEIAMTDLVYNPGKSLLELVSFETATRLNLFVQNISQTVRKNIKNPKLQSILEFPVLFLGAKPQNTPAFYNFMNHADFGLGTWYPKGGFNAVALGMVKLAKELGVKFHINQEVIKIETENNQAKRVITTTDVFEADLVISGADYAHTEKLLNADQKNYDDEYWYKKVFAPSSFLYYVAFDKKVPELQHHNLFFDTDFEQHAVEIYDEPKLPTKPLFYANFSSKTDLDLCPKGKETGFFLIPVAVDLEDNQEIHDQYFELIMDRVQKNIGVDLRSSVIFKKSFGVNDFKERYNSCRGNAYGLANTLLQTSILRPSISNKKIKNLFYTGQLTVPGPGVPPALISGKVVTDYILQHQNKIF